One segment of Haemophilus influenzae DNA contains the following:
- a CDS encoding site-specific DNA-methyltransferase translates to MKTDIQTELTQALRSHEKVWENEEKTILAKNILLDLVEKTDPTIIGLLLGNDDLKRHFFVEVNGVLVFKLQDFRFFLDKHRINNSYTKYANRIGLTDGNRFLKDSSDIVLDFPFKDCVLNGGQSTEEGEEIYFKRNNSQPASQPASQPASQPASQPASQPASQPIIH, encoded by the coding sequence ATGAAGACAGACATTCAAACCGAATTAACCCAAGCCCTGCGATCACACGAAAAAGTATGGGAAAACGAAGAAAAAACCATTTTAGCCAAAAACATTCTGTTAGATTTGGTGGAAAAAACCGACCCGACCATTATCGGGTTGTTATTGGGGAATGATGATTTAAAACGCCATTTCTTTGTGGAAGTGAATGGTGTTTTGGTGTTTAAATTGCAGGATTTTCGTTTTTTCTTGGACAAACACCGCATCAATAATTCCTACACAAAATACGCCAATCGCATTGGCTTGACGGACGGCAACCGCTTTTTGAAAGACAGTTCGGATATTGTGTTGGATTTTCCGTTTAAAGATTGTGTGTTAAATGGCGGACAAAGCACCGAAGAAGGCGAAGAAATTTATTTTAAACGCAATAATAGCCAGCCAGCCAGCCAGCCAGCCAGCCAGCCAGCCAGCCAGCCAGCCAGCCAGCCAGCCAGCCAGCCAGCCAGCCAGCCAATTATACACTAA
- the rnhB gene encoding ribonuclease HII, whose amino-acid sequence MFEYPQGYELIAGVDEVGRGPLVGAVVTAAVILDPNNPIEGLADSKKLSEKKRLALAEEIKEKALAWALGRAEANEIDEINILQASLLAMTRAIKSLKIQPHFVLVDGNKIPKDLAIPAQAVVKGDSIVAEISAASILAKVARDQEMEELDKQYPEYAFAKHKGYPTKLHLEKLAELGALPQHRRSFAPVKKALEQF is encoded by the coding sequence ATGTTTGAATATCCACAAGGCTATGAATTGATCGCTGGCGTTGATGAAGTTGGGCGAGGCCCTTTAGTTGGGGCGGTTGTCACGGCTGCCGTTATTTTGGATCCGAATAATCCAATTGAAGGACTCGCTGATTCTAAAAAACTTTCTGAGAAAAAACGTTTAGCCCTTGCTGAAGAAATCAAAGAAAAAGCCCTTGCTTGGGCATTAGGACGAGCTGAAGCTAACGAAATTGACGAGATAAATATCCTGCAAGCCTCCTTGCTGGCAATGACTCGAGCAATAAAATCTTTAAAAATTCAACCGCACTTTGTGTTGGTTGATGGCAATAAGATCCCAAAAGATTTAGCTATTCCAGCGCAAGCCGTCGTAAAAGGCGATAGTATTGTGGCTGAAATCAGTGCAGCCTCTATTTTGGCGAAAGTGGCACGAGACCAAGAAATGGAAGAATTAGACAAGCAATATCCAGAATACGCTTTTGCCAAGCATAAAGGCTATCCGACCAAATTACATTTGGAAAAATTAGCTGAACTTGGCGCGTTACCGCAACATCGTCGTAGCTTTGCCCCAGTGAAAAAAGCACTAGAACAGTTTTAG
- a CDS encoding cupin domain-containing protein, whose amino-acid sequence MDYLDKLTHLAQVRGEINIRCEFQGEWQISHQEKDAGKGIFHLIEQGECWLTLNEKQFHLKEGDVFFLPQNQPHSMHYSANKRADIPTKKSHQGLFELHQIGRGTPDLKMFCGNFYYQQDALLTASMPEYLHINLCDTPIHPLVQLFLQEAQKNDAGTKSVVDALSNVLLIYILRHAIQQNLIEQGILFALQDKRLNTALIAILQQPQNDWHIEQLAELATMSRANFIRIFQQHIGMSPGRFLTKVRLQSAAFLLKQSQQSVLAIALEVGYQSEAHFCKVFKNYYQLSPSQYRKSVSL is encoded by the coding sequence ATGGACTATTTAGATAAACTTACCCATTTAGCACAAGTGCGTGGAGAAATTAATATTCGCTGTGAATTTCAAGGCGAATGGCAAATATCTCATCAAGAAAAGGATGCAGGAAAAGGCATATTCCATCTTATTGAACAAGGCGAGTGCTGGCTTACACTAAATGAAAAACAATTTCATTTAAAAGAGGGGGATGTTTTTTTTCTTCCTCAAAATCAACCGCACTCTATGCATTATTCAGCAAATAAAAGAGCGGATATTCCTACAAAAAAAAGTCATCAAGGATTATTTGAGTTACATCAGATTGGACGAGGTACACCAGATTTAAAAATGTTCTGCGGTAATTTTTATTATCAACAAGATGCACTTCTTACAGCATCAATGCCTGAATATTTACATATAAATTTATGCGACACGCCAATTCATCCTTTAGTACAGCTTTTTTTACAAGAAGCGCAAAAAAATGATGCGGGTACGAAATCCGTCGTTGATGCACTTTCAAATGTACTTTTAATTTATATTTTACGCCACGCTATTCAACAAAATTTAATTGAACAAGGCATCTTATTTGCCTTGCAAGATAAGCGATTAAATACTGCACTGATCGCAATATTACAACAACCTCAAAATGATTGGCATATTGAACAATTAGCTGAACTTGCAACAATGTCTCGTGCAAACTTTATTCGTATCTTTCAACAACATATTGGTATGTCGCCAGGACGTTTTCTCACGAAAGTGCGGTTACAATCTGCGGCGTTTTTATTAAAACAATCACAACAATCTGTGCTTGCCATTGCTTTAGAAGTGGGGTATCAATCAGAAGCGCATTTTTGTAAAGTTTTTAAAAATTACTACCAACTTTCTCCAAGCCAATACAGAAAATCTGTCAGCCTATAA
- a CDS encoding DEAD/DEAH box helicase family protein, translating into MANDKTLFEVIENRKAVYLEDGDDEKYRLPEFVSNNLKYPFFEWQKSALENFVIFDRTSKLKDFPDIKNRPTHLLFNMATGAGKTMMMAALILYYFEKGYRHFLFFVNQNNIVDKTENNFIDPTHAKFLFQPKILQGDKVIPIRKVETFSLHSDGIEIKFTSIQKLHNDIHAVRENQITLADLHELNLVMLGDEAHHLNAQTKSKKQGELELEKEINGTSDAEIERKGWEHTVLELLLNKKGNPSQNVLLEFTATLPENADVQQKYADKIITKFGLKEFLQKGYTKEINLVSSTLDKKERVLHALLFAWYRHQIALKYGIANFKPVMLFRNKTIDESKADYLAFLNWVENVQADDFSFLTTFSTSLNDSDNANEQGKTRTEQALKFMRENGFEFAHLANWVKQNYQKHNVIITNSKTNKTKKEKTDSETEKLLNNLEAADNPIRAIFTVDRLTEGWDVLNLFDIVRLYEGQNGGGSNKKSGKTAAATVSEKQLIGRGVRYFPFSFEDKQPNKRKFDNDMQHELRILEELFYYTHDEQSRYISELKAELRKDGFIPENDKDKVLTTFKLKSEFADNENFKNLLIWANKKIPNPNAKANNADSLKANPPPQPLPFPVHGKLLQETQFTADENDEIALQLGTQNNFPRTIKMSEMERHIFNKALHIKGKNSQSLFHFDRLQSKLNIQNRNELQNNLLKDWQIEFLGLGQDKQISPDDKLAGCLKILEKVEKHLNESDKPFIGTKEFTPKKLWEIFGTPKQKWVKKDDVKTAIATQNDWYVMDNFAGTSLEEALIQFISERLGDLKSKYDVHLIRNEEVFKLNNFADGEGFMPDFILLLKDKQKSSSNGVNDFLHYQIFIEPKGEHLVETDMWKKEFLEAITAEYGKDKILQKDTPHYRLIGLPFFTDNEKNPKEYEQFTKSFPLGEASLEK; encoded by the coding sequence ATGGCGAATGATAAAACGTTGTTTGAAGTAATTGAAAACCGCAAAGCTGTGTATTTGGAAGACGGAGATGATGAAAAATACAGGCTGCCTGAATTTGTTTCAAATAATTTGAAATATCCGTTTTTTGAATGGCAAAAATCGGCTTTAGAAAACTTTGTGATTTTTGACCGCACTTCAAAATTAAAGGATTTTCCCGATATCAAAAACCGCCCTACCCATTTGCTATTTAATATGGCAACAGGTGCAGGCAAAACGATGATGATGGCGGCATTGATTTTGTATTATTTTGAAAAAGGGTATCGGCATTTTCTGTTTTTTGTGAATCAAAACAATATCGTGGATAAAACGGAAAATAATTTTATTGACCCAACGCACGCGAAATTTTTATTTCAGCCAAAAATTTTGCAGGGCGATAAGGTTATTCCTATTCGCAAAGTGGAAACGTTTAGCCTACATTCAGACGGCATTGAAATTAAATTTACCAGCATTCAAAAACTGCATAACGATATCCACGCTGTACGAGAAAACCAAATCACATTGGCGGATTTGCACGAATTGAATCTTGTGATGCTGGGCGATGAAGCACACCATTTAAACGCTCAAACCAAAAGCAAAAAACAAGGCGAATTAGAGTTAGAAAAGGAAATTAACGGAACTAGCGATGCCGAAATTGAACGCAAAGGCTGGGAACACACAGTTTTGGAATTATTACTCAATAAAAAGGGTAATCCTAGCCAAAATGTGCTGTTGGAATTTACTGCCACGCTGCCTGAAAATGCTGACGTGCAACAAAAATACGCTGATAAAATCATCACAAAATTTGGGTTAAAAGAATTTTTGCAAAAAGGTTATACCAAAGAAATCAATTTGGTATCCAGTACACTGGACAAAAAAGAGCGAGTATTGCACGCTTTATTGTTTGCCTGGTATCGCCATCAAATCGCATTGAAATATGGCATTGCCAATTTCAAGCCTGTGATGTTGTTTAGAAATAAGACGATTGATGAATCAAAAGCGGATTATTTGGCATTTTTAAATTGGGTAGAAAATGTGCAAGCGGATGATTTTTCGTTTTTAACGACATTTTCAACAAGCCTGAACGATAGCGATAACGCCAACGAACAAGGCAAAACCCGCACCGAACAAGCCTTAAAATTTATGCGGGAAAATGGCTTTGAGTTTGCACATTTAGCAAATTGGGTAAAACAAAATTATCAAAAACATAATGTGATTATTACCAACTCCAAAACCAACAAAACCAAAAAAGAAAAAACCGACAGTGAAACGGAAAAATTGCTAAATAATTTGGAAGCGGCTGATAATCCGATCCGCGCTATTTTTACGGTGGACAGATTAACTGAAGGTTGGGACGTTCTGAATTTGTTTGATATTGTGCGTTTATATGAAGGGCAAAACGGCGGCGGTTCAAATAAAAAATCGGGCAAAACGGCTGCCGCTACCGTATCGGAAAAGCAGTTAATTGGTCGTGGCGTGCGTTATTTTCCATTTTCGTTTGAAGATAAACAGCCGAATAAACGCAAATTTGACAACGATATGCAACACGAATTGCGTATTTTGGAAGAATTGTTTTATTACACGCACGATGAGCAATCCCGCTATATTTCAGAATTAAAAGCAGAACTTCGCAAAGATGGCTTTATTCCCGAAAACGATAAAGATAAAGTTTTAACCACATTCAAACTAAAATCTGAATTTGCAGATAATGAAAATTTTAAAAACTTATTGATTTGGGCGAATAAAAAAATCCCCAATCCCAATGCCAAAGCCAATAATGCAGACAGCCTAAAAGCCAATCCGCCACCGCAACCGCTTCCATTCCCAGTTCACGGCAAATTGTTGCAGGAAACGCAATTTACAGCCGATGAAAATGATGAAATAGCCTTGCAACTTGGCACACAAAATAATTTTCCTCGAACCATAAAAATGAGTGAAATGGAGCGACACATTTTCAATAAAGCCTTGCATATCAAAGGAAAAAATAGTCAATCTTTATTCCATTTCGATCGCTTGCAAAGCAAACTCAACATTCAAAATCGCAATGAATTGCAAAATAACTTGTTAAAAGATTGGCAAATTGAATTTTTGGGATTGGGGCAAGATAAACAGATTAGCCCAGATGACAAACTTGCAGGCTGCCTGAAAATCTTGGAAAAGGTTGAAAAACATCTCAATGAAAGTGATAAGCCATTTATCGGTACAAAAGAATTTACGCCTAAAAAATTATGGGAAATTTTTGGCACACCAAAACAAAAATGGGTCAAAAAAGATGATGTAAAAACTGCCATTGCCACGCAAAATGATTGGTATGTGATGGATAATTTTGCTGGAACGAGTTTGGAAGAAGCGTTAATTCAATTTATTTCAGAGCGTTTGGGCGATTTGAAGTCTAAATATGATGTTCATTTAATCCGTAATGAAGAAGTGTTTAAATTGAATAACTTTGCTGATGGTGAAGGATTTATGCCGGACTTTATTTTATTGCTGAAAGACAAACAAAAATCTTCTTCCAATGGTGTAAACGACTTTTTGCATTACCAAATTTTCATTGAACCCAAAGGTGAGCATTTAGTGGAGACGGATATGTGGAAAAAAGAATTTTTAGAAGCCATCACAGCAGAATATGGCAAGGATAAGATTCTGCAAAAAGATACACCGCATTATCGTTTGATCGGTTTGCCGTTTTTTACTGACAATGAGAAAAATCCAAAAGAATATGAACAATTTACGAAGTCATTCCCTTTAGGGGAGGCATCGCTTGAAAAATAG
- a CDS encoding carboxymuconolactone decarboxylase family protein, producing MFTDWKEHTSHVKKSFGELGKQYPKMLQAYQALGAAAAEGNVLDAKTRELIALAVAVTTRCESCISAHAEEAVKAGASEAEVAAALATAIALNAGAAYTYSLRALEAYSVQKA from the coding sequence ATGTTTACAGATTGGAAAGAACACACATCTCACGTTAAAAAATCATTTGGTGAATTGGGTAAACAATACCCTAAAATGTTACAAGCTTACCAAGCATTAGGCGCGGCAGCTGCAGAGGGCAATGTGCTTGACGCTAAAACTCGTGAACTTATCGCATTAGCCGTTGCTGTAACAACGCGTTGTGAAAGCTGTATTAGTGCACACGCAGAAGAAGCGGTAAAAGCTGGCGCAAGCGAAGCTGAAGTTGCTGCTGCATTAGCAACAGCTATCGCATTAAATGCAGGTGCAGCTTATACTTATTCTTTACGTGCATTAGAAGCATATAGCGTACAGAAAGCTTAA
- the lpxA gene encoding acyl-ACP--UDP-N-acetylglucosamine O-acyltransferase encodes MIHPSAKIHPTALVEEGAVIGEDVFIGPFCIIEGSVEIKARTVLKSHVVVRGDTVIGEDNEIYQFTSIGEVNQDLKYKGEATKTIIGNSNRIREHVTIHRGTIQGCGVTSIGNNNLLMVNVHVAHDCQIKNNCILANNATLAGHVELDDFVIVGGMSAIHQFVIVGAHVMLGGGSMVSQDVPPYVMAQGNHARPFGVNLEGLKRRGFDKPTMHTIRNIYKMLYRGGKTLEEVLPEIEQIAETDSAISFFVEFFKRSTRGIIR; translated from the coding sequence ATGATCCACCCAAGTGCAAAAATTCATCCAACTGCCCTCGTTGAAGAAGGTGCGGTAATTGGCGAAGATGTTTTTATTGGACCTTTCTGTATTATTGAAGGCAGTGTTGAAATTAAAGCTCGCACTGTATTGAAATCTCACGTTGTGGTACGTGGAGATACCGTGATTGGCGAAGATAACGAAATTTATCAATTCACTAGTATTGGCGAAGTAAACCAAGATTTGAAATATAAAGGCGAAGCTACAAAAACCATTATTGGTAATAGCAACCGAATTCGTGAACACGTGACAATTCATCGTGGCACGATTCAAGGCTGTGGCGTAACCTCTATTGGCAATAACAATTTATTAATGGTTAATGTTCACGTTGCACACGATTGCCAAATTAAAAATAACTGTATTCTGGCAAACAATGCAACGCTTGCAGGTCACGTAGAATTAGATGATTTCGTGATTGTTGGCGGTATGTCAGCGATTCATCAATTTGTGATTGTTGGTGCACACGTTATGTTAGGCGGTGGTTCTATGGTAAGCCAAGATGTACCGCCTTATGTTATGGCGCAAGGCAACCACGCCCGTCCATTTGGCGTAAACTTAGAGGGTTTGAAACGTCGTGGTTTTGATAAACCAACCATGCACACAATCCGTAACATTTATAAAATGCTCTATCGTGGCGGTAAAACACTTGAAGAAGTGTTACCAGAAATTGAGCAAATTGCGGAAACCGATTCAGCGATCAGTTTTTTTGTTGAATTTTTCAAACGTTCAACTCGCGGAATTATTCGTTAA
- a CDS encoding ABC transporter ATP-binding protein produces MFNKIFSWFENRLNPYPESNPTTPKKGLFRFIWSSITGMKGWIFLLAILTVGTGVMEAVLFQFMGTLVDWLGTFTPEKLWQEKGHLLIGMATLLLISIVWGFLASTVHLQTLQGVFPMRLRWNFHRLMLGQSLSFYQDEFAGRVSAKVMQTALAVRDTVLTLADMFVYVLVYFITSGVVLVALDSWFLLPFITWIILFGLILRTLIPKLSKTAQRQADARSLMTGRITDAYSNIATVKLFSHGSREATYAKRSMQDFMVTVHAQMRLATSLDTLTYATNILLTLSTAILGIILWKNGQVGVGAIATATAMALRVNGLSRWIMWESARLFENIGTVNDGMNTLTKPHTIVDKPQASPLQVKQGEIKFNDITFAYDPTKPLLNRFNLTIKPGEKVGLIGRSGAGKSTIVNLLLRFYEAQQGEITIDGQNVLNVQQESLRRQIGLVTQDTSLLHRSVRDNIIYGRPNATDEEMVLAAERAEAADFIPFLTDAQGRKGYDAHVGERGVKLSGGQRQRIAIARVMLKDAPILLLDEATSALDSEVEVAIQESLDKMMENKTVIAIAHRLSTIAAMDRLIVLDKGQIVEQGTHAELLELNGLYAKLWNHQSGGFLSGNAE; encoded by the coding sequence ATGTTTAACAAAATTTTTTCGTGGTTTGAAAATCGTTTAAATCCCTATCCAGAAAGCAATCCAACAACACCTAAAAAAGGTTTGTTCCGTTTTATTTGGTCTAGTATTACAGGAATGAAAGGCTGGATTTTTTTGCTCGCAATTTTAACCGTAGGTACAGGTGTAATGGAAGCTGTATTATTCCAATTTATGGGAACGCTTGTAGATTGGTTAGGCACATTTACACCTGAAAAATTATGGCAAGAAAAAGGTCATTTATTAATTGGAATGGCTACCCTATTACTTATTAGTATTGTGTGGGGATTTTTAGCTTCCACCGTGCATTTACAAACCTTACAAGGCGTATTTCCAATGCGGTTACGTTGGAATTTCCATCGTTTAATGCTTGGACAAAGTTTAAGTTTTTATCAAGACGAATTTGCAGGTAGAGTATCCGCAAAAGTGATGCAAACTGCCCTTGCAGTACGTGACACAGTACTTACACTTGCAGATATGTTCGTTTATGTATTGGTATATTTTATTACCTCTGGCGTAGTTCTAGTGGCATTAGATTCTTGGTTCTTATTACCATTCATTACTTGGATTATACTCTTCGGTTTGATCCTACGAACCCTCATTCCTAAACTATCAAAAACTGCACAACGACAAGCTGATGCTCGTTCTTTAATGACGGGACGTATTACAGATGCTTATTCCAATATTGCTACAGTAAAATTATTTTCTCACGGCTCGCGTGAAGCCACTTATGCCAAGCGTTCGATGCAAGATTTTATGGTAACAGTACACGCTCAAATGCGTTTAGCAACATCACTAGACACGCTCACTTACGCTACAAATATTCTACTTACATTAAGCACCGCAATACTTGGCATTATTTTATGGAAAAATGGTCAAGTTGGTGTGGGTGCAATAGCAACGGCAACTGCAATGGCATTACGCGTAAACGGGCTTTCTCGTTGGATTATGTGGGAATCAGCCCGATTGTTTGAGAATATCGGTACCGTAAACGACGGAATGAATACTTTAACTAAACCTCATACCATTGTAGATAAACCACAAGCATCGCCGTTACAAGTGAAACAAGGGGAAATTAAGTTTAACGATATTACCTTTGCTTATGATCCAACAAAACCATTGCTCAATCGATTTAATCTCACTATCAAACCAGGGGAGAAAGTCGGACTGATCGGTCGTTCTGGCGCAGGAAAATCAACGATCGTGAACTTGTTGCTGCGTTTCTATGAAGCACAACAAGGCGAAATTACCATTGATGGACAAAATGTACTCAATGTGCAACAAGAAAGCTTACGTCGCCAAATCGGTTTAGTCACTCAAGACACTTCGTTGCTGCATCGTTCTGTACGTGACAATATTATTTATGGTCGCCCGAATGCTACTGATGAAGAAATGGTTTTAGCTGCTGAACGAGCGGAAGCCGCTGATTTCATTCCATTCCTCACTGATGCTCAAGGCAGAAAAGGCTATGATGCCCATGTGGGAGAACGCGGGGTAAAACTTTCTGGTGGTCAGCGTCAGCGTATTGCTATTGCTCGTGTCATGTTAAAAGATGCGCCAATTCTATTGTTAGATGAAGCCACAAGTGCGCTGGATTCAGAAGTGGAAGTGGCGATACAAGAAAGTCTCGATAAGATGATGGAAAATAAAACTGTGATTGCCATTGCCCATCGTTTATCCACCATCGCAGCGATGGATCGCCTGATC
- a CDS encoding site-specific DNA-methyltransferase: MIYIDPPYNTGEDSFKYNDKFSHSTWLTFMKNRLEIAKTLLADDGVILVQIDNSPSSLRESPEYGYLLVLMDEIFTRKNYVTTFTWKKKGNASNTKDGVGTITESILMYAKDFESITPNLQEFKRKYKYTDKNGREYNLENPVKTNEGTYKRETMVFPIITAEGTFYPPEGKRWTIGNNILDENGKIKPGVKYEIKGGIFYLKKYSQDYKLGDAKLYANLLLEHGSLKVAKDEIEKLGFNREDFDSPKPEKLIQALLEINTNENDIVLDYHLGSGTTAAVAHKMNRQYIGIEQMDYIETLAVERLKKVIKGEQGGISKAVNWQGGGEFIYAELAPFNETAKQQILACENSNDIKTLFNELYERYFLKYNVSVDEFSQMINEPEFQSLPLDEQKQMVLEMLDLNQMYVSLSEMDDEQFAGCLNDDDKTLSRAFYQPVKNQAEKKDGE, from the coding sequence CTGATTTATATTGATCCGCCGTATAATACAGGGGAAGATAGTTTTAAATATAACGACAAATTCAGTCATTCCACTTGGCTGACTTTTATGAAAAACCGCTTGGAAATTGCGAAAACTTTATTAGCTGATGATGGGGTTATTCTTGTTCAAATTGATAATTCTCCTAGCTCACTTCGTGAATCCCCTGAATATGGATATTTATTAGTCTTAATGGACGAAATTTTTACACGAAAAAATTACGTTACTACATTTACTTGGAAGAAAAAAGGAAACGCTAGCAATACAAAAGATGGTGTTGGAACTATTACTGAAAGTATTTTAATGTATGCTAAAGACTTTGAAAGTATTACTCCAAATTTGCAAGAATTTAAACGAAAATATAAATATACCGATAAAAATGGCAGGGAATACAATTTAGAAAATCCAGTAAAGACTAATGAAGGTACATATAAAAGGGAAACAATGGTTTTTCCAATTATTACTGCCGAAGGAACATTTTATCCACCTGAAGGCAAACGTTGGACGATTGGTAATAATATTTTAGATGAAAATGGAAAAATCAAGCCTGGTGTAAAATATGAAATTAAAGGCGGTATTTTTTATCTAAAAAAATATAGTCAAGATTATAAATTGGGCGACGCAAAATTATACGCAAACTTATTATTAGAACACGGTTCTTTAAAAGTGGCAAAAGATGAAATTGAAAAATTAGGTTTTAATCGTGAAGATTTTGATAGCCCTAAACCTGAAAAACTTATTCAAGCACTTTTAGAAATCAATACTAACGAAAACGACATCGTCCTAGACTACCATTTAGGCAGTGGCACAACCGCCGCCGTTGCTCACAAAATGAACCGCCAATACATCGGTATTGAACAAATGGATTATATTGAAACGCTTGCCGTTGAACGCTTGAAAAAAGTGATTAAAGGCGAGCAAGGCGGTATTTCCAAAGCTGTAAACTGGCAAGGCGGTGGCGAGTTTATTTATGCCGAACTTGCTCCATTTAACGAAACCGCAAAACAACAAATTTTGGCGTGCGAAAATTCAAACGACATCAAAACACTGTTTAATGAATTATACGAACGCTATTTCCTAAAATACAACGTCAGCGTGGATGAATTTAGTCAAATGATTAACGAGCCTGAATTTCAATCTTTGCCATTGGACGAACAAAAACAAATGGTGCTTGAAATGTTAGATTTAAATCAAATGTATGTTTCATTATCCGAAATGGACGATGAACAATTTGCAGGTTGCCTGAACGATGACGATAAAACGTTAAGCCGTGCGTTCTATCAACCAGTAAAAAATCAAGCGGAGAAAAAAGATGGCGAATGA
- the lpxB gene encoding lipid-A-disaccharide synthase has product MNKTNPTIALVAGEVSGDILGAGLIRQLKAHYPNARFIGIAGTRMLAEGCKTLVDMEELSVMGLAEILKHLPRLLKIRKNVIQTMLQEKPDVYIGIDAPDFNLDVELKLKANGIKTIHYVSPSVWAWRQNRIHKIAKATHQVLAFLPFEKAFYDKFNVPCRFIGHTMADAIPLKPNRAEACQMLQIDPAQRYLAILVGSRGSEVEFLAEPFLKTALLLKEQFPDLQLLVPLVNEKRRIQFESIKAKIAPNLDLHLIDGNARQAMIAADATLLASGTAALEAMLCKSPMVVGYRMKPLTYFLAKRLVKTDYISLPNLLANEMLVPEMIQEECTPELLAEKLSAYLSDDESAVKNRLVLIQHFTDLHQKIQCNADKQAAQAVIDLLEGKENV; this is encoded by the coding sequence ATGAACAAAACAAATCCAACCATTGCTCTTGTTGCAGGAGAAGTATCTGGTGATATTCTCGGTGCTGGTTTAATTCGCCAGCTCAAAGCACATTATCCTAATGCGCGCTTTATTGGTATTGCAGGCACAAGAATGTTGGCTGAAGGCTGTAAAACGCTCGTCGATATGGAAGAGCTTTCAGTCATGGGATTGGCTGAAATATTAAAACATCTTCCTCGTTTGCTGAAAATTCGTAAAAATGTCATTCAAACTATGTTGCAAGAAAAACCTGATGTTTACATCGGCATTGATGCGCCTGATTTTAATTTGGATGTAGAACTCAAGCTCAAAGCTAACGGAATTAAAACCATTCATTACGTGAGCCCCTCTGTATGGGCATGGCGTCAAAATCGTATCCATAAAATTGCCAAAGCGACCCATCAAGTTCTTGCCTTTTTGCCTTTTGAGAAAGCCTTTTACGATAAATTTAATGTCCCTTGCCGTTTTATTGGACACACAATGGCAGATGCTATTCCGCTCAAACCAAACCGTGCCGAAGCCTGCCAAATGCTACAGATTGATCCCGCACAACGCTATTTAGCTATCCTAGTTGGAAGTCGTGGTTCAGAAGTGGAATTTCTGGCTGAGCCTTTCTTGAAAACCGCTTTATTATTAAAAGAACAATTCCCAGATTTGCAATTGCTCGTTCCTTTGGTAAACGAAAAACGACGAATTCAATTTGAATCCATTAAAGCTAAAATTGCGCCAAATCTAGACCTGCATTTAATTGACGGCAATGCACGACAAGCAATGATCGCCGCTGATGCAACACTGCTTGCTTCAGGAACAGCAGCGCTTGAAGCAATGCTTTGTAAATCCCCAATGGTGGTAGGCTATCGAATGAAACCACTGACCTATTTCTTAGCAAAACGTTTAGTGAAAACTGATTATATTTCTTTACCAAACTTGCTTGCGAATGAAATGCTCGTGCCTGAAATGATTCAAGAAGAATGCACGCCAGAATTGCTCGCTGAAAAACTATCTGCTTATCTTTCTGATGATGAAAGTGCGGTAAAAAATCGCCTTGTTTTAATTCAGCACTTCACGGATTTACACCAAAAAATTCAATGCAATGCCGATAAGCAAGCGGCTCAAGCGGTCATTGATTTATTAGAAGGAAAAGAAAATGTTTGA